Genomic segment of Yoonia sp. R2331:
AGTACGGTTCCAGATGGCTACAGGAGGCATCGCGAGCGGATACAGAGCAGAGATTCTACCGATGATCTGCGAGGTATACCTTAAAGCGCGAGATGCTGGCGTCTTACCTGCAAACCAAAAACATGTTGCAGCGCAAGCAGAGATATTGATGCGCGCACTCGCTCACGTTGGGATTATTGCGTTAGTCGATGAGGCCACAGGTTTTCAGGATGTTAGGGCACGAAATGCGCTCAATGAAATCTTGGAGCAATTCATTGCAGAGGAGCTCCGCAAGTGGGCGAAGACTTTCCCGGACGAATTTTATCGACAGATGTTTCGGCTGCGAGATTGGGAATGGAAGCCACAATCAGTCAGGAAACGCCCCGGCGTTGTCGGCAAATACACCAATGATTTAGTGTATGAGCGACTAGCACCAGGGGTTCTGAATGAACTAAGAAGCAAAAACCCGAGACAGCCATCTGGGGGACGAAAACATAAGCATTTTCAATGGCTAACTAAAGACGTTGGCGATCCCGCGTTAAGAGAACATCTTGCATCATTAATTGCGTTGATGAGGGCCTCGTCTGACTGGGCACAATTCAAATTACTTGTTGATCGCGCGTTGCCAAGGTTCGGAAGCACAATTGAGATGCCTTTGGACGACTGAATTCAAAAAAAGGCCGCCGGATCACTCCGGCGGCCTTCTCTATTCTCAACCGGGTGCTGCCGCCCTGCTCTCATGGATTGCAGGCAATCCACTGCCACAGGGCGTCACACTGGTGTGCGCCTGCGTCGGCGAAGATTACTCTGTAATCTTCGAGACGACGCCCGCGCCCACGGTACGACCACCTTCGCGGATGGCGAAGCGCAGGCCTTCTTCCATCGCGATCGGCGCGATCAGCTCAACGTTGAACTTCAGGTTGTCGCCCGGCATCACCATTTCGGTGCCAGAAGGCAGCTCAACCGTGCCGGTCACGTCCGTTGTACGGAAGTAGAACTGCGGGCGGTAGTTGGCGAAGAACGGCGTGTGACGGCCACCTTCGTCCTTGGTCAGGATGTAGGCCTCGGCCTCGAACTTGGTGTGCGGCTTCACCGAACCCGGCTTACACAGCACCTGGCCACGCTCAACACCGTCACGGTCAACACCGCGCAAGAGCGCACCAATGTTGTCGCCAGCTTCACCGGAATCCAGCAGCTTGCGGAACATCTCAACACCGGTACAGGTGGTCTTGGAGGTGTCCTTGATGCCCACGATCTCGATCTCGTCGCCGACGTTGATCACGCCACGCTCAACACGACCGGTCACAACCGTACCACGGCCAGAGATCGAGAACACGTCCTCGATCGGCATCAGGAACGGCAGGTCAACCGCACGTGCAGGGGTCGGGATGTATTCGTCGACAGCGGCCATCAGGGCAACGATGCTGTCTTTGCCGATGTTGTCATCACGCTCTTCCATCGCGGCCAGGGCCGAGCCAGGGATCACAGGAATGTCGTCGCCGGGGTACTCGTAAGAGGACAGAAGCTCGCGGATTTCCATTTCCACCAGTTCCAGCAGCTCTTCGTCGTCCACCTGGTCAACTTTGTTCATGTAAACAACCATGTAGGGGATGCCCACCTGACGACCGAGCAGGATATGCTCGCGCGTTTGTGGCATCGGGCCGTCGGCTGCGTTCACCACCAGGATCGCGCCGTCCATCTGGGCGGCACCGGTGATCATGTTCTTGACGTAGTCGGCGTGGCCGGGGCAGTCGACGTGCGCGTAGTGACGCGCTTCGGTCTCATACTCAACGTGCGCGGTCGAGATGGTGATGCCGCGGGCCTTCTCTTCGGGCGCGCCGTCGATCTGGTCATAGGCCTGGAAGTCGCCAAAGTACTTCGTGATCGCCGCCGTCAGCGTCGTCTTGCCGTGGTCAACGTGACCAATGGTCCCGATGTTCACGTGCGGTTTATTCCGTTCAAACTTTGCCTTTGCCATGGTGTGGCTCCTTGGATTTGATGTGTGCGGTGCGTGCAATCACGCACCCTACGGGGTGGTGGGTAGGGCGGGGTTTACCCCGCCGCACCGATTAAGCGTATTTGGCCTGAATCTCTTCGGAGATGTTGTTTGGCACCGGATCGTAGTGGTCGAACTGCATCGTGAACTGCGCGCGGCCCGAAGACATGGAACGCAGTGTGTTGATGTAGCCGAACATGTTCGCCAGCGGCACCATCGCGTCGATGGCGATGGCGTTACCACGGGTATCCTGCCCCTGCACCATGCCGCGGCGAGATGTCAGGTCACCGATGATACCACCGGTGTATTCCTCGGGCGTGATAACCTCGAC
This window contains:
- a CDS encoding P63C domain-containing protein, with product MLASITLCKHGVVVLDHHSKGGKARADKLSPEDRSRIAKRAATARWNKDVPEALYGSPDKPLNVGGKEIQCFVLEDETRVLSQATFLEALGRHRKANVRNEGGDDRLPAILQGKSINPFITQELIDQSQPVRFQMATGGIASGYRAEILPMICEVYLKARDAGVLPANQKHVAAQAEILMRALAHVGIIALVDEATGFQDVRARNALNEILEQFIAEELRKWAKTFPDEFYRQMFRLRDWEWKPQSVRKRPGVVGKYTNDLVYERLAPGVLNELRSKNPRQPSGGRKHKHFQWLTKDVGDPALREHLASLIALMRASSDWAQFKLLVDRALPRFGSTIEMPLDD
- the tuf gene encoding elongation factor Tu encodes the protein MAKAKFERNKPHVNIGTIGHVDHGKTTLTAAITKYFGDFQAYDQIDGAPEEKARGITISTAHVEYETEARHYAHVDCPGHADYVKNMITGAAQMDGAILVVNAADGPMPQTREHILLGRQVGIPYMVVYMNKVDQVDDEELLELVEMEIRELLSSYEYPGDDIPVIPGSALAAMEERDDNIGKDSIVALMAAVDEYIPTPARAVDLPFLMPIEDVFSISGRGTVVTGRVERGVINVGDEIEIVGIKDTSKTTCTGVEMFRKLLDSGEAGDNIGALLRGVDRDGVERGQVLCKPGSVKPHTKFEAEAYILTKDEGGRHTPFFANYRPQFYFRTTDVTGTVELPSGTEMVMPGDNLKFNVELIAPIAMEEGLRFAIREGGRTVGAGVVSKITE